The Chanos chanos chromosome 6, fChaCha1.1, whole genome shotgun sequence genome includes a region encoding these proteins:
- the trub2 gene encoding pseudouridylate synthase TRUB2, mitochondrial → MPSVKPAVRLFRKLEGLFAVYKPPGVHWKTVRDTIETNILKAVDATPRPAPRRLVQFQAALPSGQTTESTDLTVSVSALPALSDHPLVTGPQFQKVRVGVGHCLDAFSSGVLVLGVGQGNTVLPNLYHAHVTRDYTLEGEFGTATDDFSHNGRIIERTTYDHITRDKLDRVLAMIQGTNQKALIMYSKVDPQSQEAYELAVRGRLRPQDKSPPVLIGIRCASFKPPHFTLEVQCVNETQRYLRRVLHEVGLELRSSAVCAAVRRTRDGPFRLEHALTRQHWNAADIMQAVAHYRPTTRKIKNSGFDSQSRMSTESQSPSREPAQPISFLTAGGERQRAE, encoded by the exons ATGCCTAGCGTGAAGCCCGCAGTGAGACTATTCCGTAAACTAGAGGGCCTGTTTGCTGTTTATAAACCACCAGGTGTTCATTGGAAAACTGTTCGAGATACCATAGAGACGAACATACTGAAGG CCGTGGACGCTACACCTCGCCCCGCTCCCCGGCGTTTGGTGCAGTTTCAGGCGGCTTTGCCCAGTGGACAGACCACAGAAAGCACAGATCtcactgtatctgtgtctgcACTCCCCGCTCTATCAGACCATCCCCTGG tGACAGGACCACAGTTCCAGAAAGTTCGTGTCGGAGTGGGGCATTGTTTAGATGCGTTTTCCTCTGGAGTTCTGG tCCTAGGTGTTGGTCAGGGAAACACAGTCCTTCCAAATCTCTACCATGCTCACGTTACTAGG GATTACACGTTAGAAGGTGAATTCGGGACGGCCACAGACGATTTCTCTCACAACGGGCGTATCATCGAGAGAACCACGTATg aTCACATTACCAGGGACAAACTGGACAGAGTGCTTGCTATGATTCAGGGAACCAATCAGAAAGCTTTGATTAT GTACTCCAAAGTTGACCCACAGTCTCAGGAGGCTTACGAGCTGGCAGTGAGAGGAAGGCTCCGCCCACAGGACAAATCTCCTCCGGTCCTGATTGGCATACGCTGCGCAAGCTTTAAGCCTCCCCACTTTACTCTGG aggtgcagtgtgtgaacGAGACCCAGCGTTATTTGCGCAGAGTTTTGCATGAGGTGGGCTTGGAGCTGCGCAGTTCTGCCGTCTGCGCAGCCGTCCGCCGGACCCGGGACGGGCCTTTCAGACTGGAGCATGCGCTGACCCGGCAACACTGGAACGCCGCTGATATCATGCAGGCTGTGGCCCACTATCGGCCCACCACCAGGAAAATCAAAAACTCTGGCTTTGACAGCCAATCCAGAATGAGCACCGAGAGCCAAAGCCCCTCCCGAGAAccagctcagccaatcagctttcTTACGGCGGGCGGGGAACGTCAGAGGGCCGAGTGA
- the hdhd3 gene encoding haloacid dehalogenase-like hydrolase domain-containing protein 3 has translation MRGPLRWVFWDVKDTLLKVRRSVGEQYGAEARRLGLSLPAPQVEEAFRKAYRQYAQLYPNYGSAQGMGGQAWWEGVVRNTFTQCGVQDPATLDSLAHNLYHNFKSPENWEVFPDSKPTLKACVSLGLKLAVVSNFDNRLEGILRGCDLLSHFTLLITSESAGVAKPDPAIFTKALRQSGVPPTSVAHVGDHYLNDYLASRSLGIHGYLLNRLGRDGHPEVPPRHVLQRLDELPARLKQHMD, from the exons atGCGGGGACCATTGCGCTGGGTGTTTTGGGATGTGAAGGACACTCTGCTGAAGGTGCGGCGCTCCGTCGGGGAGCAGTACGGCGCGGAGGCCCGGCGTCTGGGCCTAAGCTTACCTGCTCCCCAGGTGGAGGAGGCGTTCAGAAAGGCCTACCGGCAGTACGCCCAGCTCTATCCCAACTATGGCAGCGCTCAGGGCATGGGGGGCCAGGCCTGGTGGGAGGGAGTGGTGCGGAACACTTTCACCCAGTGCGGGGTCCAGGACCCAGCCACACTTGACTCACTGGCACACAACCTGTACCATAACTTCAAGAGCCCAGAGAACTGGGAG GTCTTTCCTGACTCCAAACCCACCTTGAaggcgtgtgtgtctctggggcTCAAGCTGGCCGTGGTCTCGAACTTTGACAATCGTTTGGAGGGGATTCTACGGGGCTGCGATCTCCTGTCCCATTTCACCCTCTTAATAACCTCGGAGAGCGCCGGAGTGGCCAAACCGGACCCGGCCATCTTCACCAAGGCCCTGCGGCAGTCTGGGGTCCCGCCCACGAGCGTCGCACACGTCGGGGACCACTACCTGAACGACTACCTCGCGTCCCGTTCCCTCGGTATCCACGGATACTTGCTGAACAGGCTGGGCCGTGATGGCCATCCGGAGGTTCCTCCGCGGCACGTCCTTCAGAGACTGGACGAGCTGCCAGCCCGTCTAAAGCAGCACATggactga